One Burkholderia cepacia genomic window carries:
- a CDS encoding response regulator transcription factor has product MQTHDDEAFTTATSEPGAGSSRSRAVDLSPRESEVLALISKGFSLKESAKLMEVSRNTVATFMRRLYVKLDVHSKSEAVFEAHQLGLLDLKRIDPAARASATPPISAGPTR; this is encoded by the coding sequence ATGCAAACGCATGATGACGAGGCGTTCACAACCGCCACCTCTGAGCCGGGCGCGGGGAGCTCACGCTCTCGCGCGGTGGATCTGTCACCGCGCGAGAGCGAAGTGCTTGCCCTTATCTCGAAGGGATTCTCACTCAAAGAGTCTGCAAAACTGATGGAGGTCTCGCGCAACACAGTCGCGACCTTCATGCGACGGCTGTACGTCAAGCTGGACGTCCATTCGAAATCCGAAGCGGTCTTCGAGGCACACCAGCTCGGGCTGCTTGACCTGAAACGCATTGACCCCGCCGCTCGCGCGAGCGCTACGCCCCCGATATCCGCGGGGCCAACGCGATGA